From the Ctenopharyngodon idella isolate HZGC_01 chromosome 3, HZGC01, whole genome shotgun sequence genome, one window contains:
- the LOC127509882 gene encoding golgin subfamily A member 6-like protein 22 isoform X1, translating to MDPIVQQNAERRGRELQRQRSTSAERPNKRQRQRSISVERPKLSLNVSGKQKLNLVLCGSDGSLTVSVSKLLRGKPINPSHQRVNSGECVKREGMIDGRLISLVELPALSRLSEEEVMCQTLRCVSLCDPGVHVFLLIVPVGPLLDKDKAEMENIQNIFYSREHFIVLFTSEITVDRAVTEFVKSSPEFQRLISLCGGQYRVMGLNEPENSRQIPELMDYIENMKTEPYSLQMYVKAQENRVRRETEEKYKEELKRMEDEIKELKQNIHLEGAECSDYLKFLRIVLIGRTGNGKSATGNTILGRNEFVSQPSMDSVTTVCEKGVGEVDGRSVAVVDTPGLFDTTMTNDEMVEEIVKCVSLSSPGPHVFVIVLSVGRFIQVEADTLDLIKKIFGHKAAQFSIVLFTRGDELGNESIEDYVKRGNNADLKKLIRDCGNRFLAFNNRENQDRTQVIQLLNMIEELKNNNEGRYFTNRMFEEAEMSIKKRMEEILKEREREIQTQKEELQAKYEREMKDMMKTLEEEKQRADEERKKMLNQLREKEENLRKEFEEKEKTEQKIREIENQKQSEEEKQQRAEYHQKIEEMKREIENLRLQYEKQQKEREEEDRKREEKYRQDQEKMKNEQERIIAELQKKQEKDIKKRDVEERKRIKQDERERRRWERKIKDAENDKKEIQEEIKRQQREWEDEKKQQMSDREEEERKRKEKHEEQLREKQEELEKMKKRFEKEREEKRQKIEEERQKQRREKEEKEREYEEKKTEMERYYEQLEQERKEEWERRKREDEERREEERKRSVRMIEDLKREQEEMKKREEEDKKRKEQEEKERVMKPKHEGKIKLMKKKHEDEARKQAEEFNDFREKKEQHIQELQQMLDERQRQHELMEKQYQDLQVQKGEEIKELLQEVEKLKNKPGKCVIL from the exons ATGG ACCCGATCGTACAGCAGAATGCAGAAAGGAGAGGAAGAGAGTTAC AGAGACAGCGAAGTACAAGTGCTGAACGTCCTAACA agagaCAGCGACAGCGAAGTATAAGTGTTGAACGTCCTAAAT TGTCACTGAATGTCTCTGGAAAACAAAAGCTGAACCTGGTGCTGTGTGGAAGTGATGGATCACTTACAGTCTCTGTGTCCAAACTTTTACGAGGGAAACCGATAAATCCTTCACATCAGAGAGTGAACAGTGGAGAGTGTGTGAAGAGAGAGGGGATGATAGATGGACGTCTGATCAGTCTGGTGGAGCTTCCAGCTCTCAGTCGGCTCTCAGAAGAGGAAGTGATGTGTCAGACTCTCCgctgtgtgtctctctgtgATCCTGGAGTTCATGTTTTCCTCCTCATTGTTCCTGTTGGTCCTCTGTTGgataaagacaaagcagaaatgGAGAACATCCAGAATATATTTtactccagagaacatttcatagtgctttttacatcaGAGATCACTGTTGACAGAGCAGTGACTGAGTTTGTCAAATCCAGCCCAGAATTTCAGAGGTTAATCAGTCTCTGTGGAGGTCAGTACAGAGTGATGGGGTTAAATGAACCTGAAAACTCAAGACAGATCCCAGAACTAATGGATTATATAGAGAACATGAAGACTGAACCCTATTCACTTCAGATGTATGTGAAAGCTCAAGAGAACAGAGTCAGACGTGAAACAGAGGAGAAATATAAAGAAGAGCTGAAGAGAATGGAGGATGAAATCAAAGAGTTAAAGCAGAACATTCATTTAGAAG GTGCTGAATGTTCAGATTATCTGAAGTTTTTGAGGATTGTGCTGATCGGAAGAACAGGAAATGGAAAGAGTGCGACAGGAAACACTATTCTGGGAAGAAATGAGTTTGTGAGTCAACCAAGCATGGATTCAGTGACGACTGTTTGTGAGAAGGGAGTTGGTGAAGTTGATGGTCGATCAGTAGCTGTTGTTGATACTCCAGGACTGTTTGACACGACAATGACAAATGATGAAATGGTGGAAGAAATAGTGAAATGTGTTTCACTGTCGTCACCTGGACCTCATGTGTTTGTCATTGTGTTGAGTGTGGGAAGATTCATCCAGGTGGAAGCAGACACTTTGGATTTgataaagaagatatttggacaTAAAGCTGCTCAGTTCAGCATCGTTCTGTTCACTAGAGGAGACGAGCTTGGGAATGAGTCTATAGAAGATTATGTGAAGAGAGGAAACAATGCAGACCTGAAGAAACTGATCAGAGATTGTGGAAACAGATTCCTGGCTTTTAATAACAGAGAAAATCAAGACAGAACTCAAGTGATTCAACTGTTAAACATGATAGAAGagctgaaaaataataatgaggGTCGATACTTCACTAACAGAATGTTTGAGGAGGCAGAGATGTCCATTAAAAAGAGAATGGAGGAAatactgaaagagagagaaagagaaattcAGACTCAGAAAGAAGAATTACAAGCCAAATATGAGAGAGAAATGAAAGACATGATGAAGACACTCGAGGAAGAGAAACAAAGAGCAGATgaggagagaaagaaaatgctGAATCAActgagagaaaaagaggaaaatctcagaaaagagtttgaagagaaagagaaaacagaaCAGAAGATTCGAGAGATTGAAAACCAGAAACAATCAGAAGAGGAAAAACAGCAAAGAGCTGAATATCATCAGAAAATAGAAGAAATGAAGAGAGAGATTGAAAATCTGAGATTACAGTAtgaaaaacagcaaaaagaaagagaagaagaagatagaaagagagaagagaaaTACAGACAAGATCAAGAAAAGATGAAAAATGAACAAGAGCGTATTATTGCAgaattacagaaaaaacaggaaaaagatATAAAAAAGAGAGATGTAGAGGAAAGAAAGAGGATCAAACAAGACGAGAGAGAAAGACGAAGAtgggaaagaaaaataaaagatgctgaaaatgacaaaaaagaaattcaagagGAAATTAAACGACAGCAGAGAGAATGGGAGGATGAAAAGAAACAACAGATGAGTGATCGagaggaagaagaaagaaagagaaaagagaaacacgAAGAACAACTGAGAGAAAAACAAGAAGAACtggagaaaatgaaaaagagatttgaaaaagagagagaagaaaaaagacagaagatAGAGGaggagagacagaaacagagaagagagaaagaagaaaaagagagagaatatgaagaaaagaaaactgaaatGGAAAGATATTATGAACAACTGGAACAAGAGAGAAAAGAGGAGTGGGAGAGAAGAAAACGAGAAGATGAGGAGAGacgagaagaagagagaaagagatcgGTGAGAATGATTGAAGATCTGAAACGAGAGCAAGAAGAAatgaagaaaagagaagaagaggataagaagagaaaagaacaagaagagaaagagagagtaatGAAACCGAAACATGAAGGGAAAATAAAACTCATGAAGAAGAAACATGAAGATGAAGCCAGAAAACAAGCAGAAGAATTTAATGAtttcagagagaaaaaagagCAGCACATTCAGGAGCTTCAACAGATGCTGGATGAACGTCAGAGACAACATGAACTAATGGAAAAACAATATCAAGATCTGCAGGTTCAGAAAGGAGAAGAAATAAAAGAACTACTACAAGAAgttgaaaaactgaaaaataaaccaggcaaatgtgtcattttgtga
- the LOC127509882 gene encoding golgin subfamily A member 6-like protein 22 isoform X2, producing the protein MIDGRLISLVELPALSRLSEEEVMCQTLRCVSLCDPGVHVFLLIVPVGPLLDKDKAEMENIQNIFYSREHFIVLFTSEITVDRAVTEFVKSSPEFQRLISLCGGQYRVMGLNEPENSRQIPELMDYIENMKTEPYSLQMYVKAQENRVRRETEEKYKEELKRMEDEIKELKQNIHLEGAECSDYLKFLRIVLIGRTGNGKSATGNTILGRNEFVSQPSMDSVTTVCEKGVGEVDGRSVAVVDTPGLFDTTMTNDEMVEEIVKCVSLSSPGPHVFVIVLSVGRFIQVEADTLDLIKKIFGHKAAQFSIVLFTRGDELGNESIEDYVKRGNNADLKKLIRDCGNRFLAFNNRENQDRTQVIQLLNMIEELKNNNEGRYFTNRMFEEAEMSIKKRMEEILKEREREIQTQKEELQAKYEREMKDMMKTLEEEKQRADEERKKMLNQLREKEENLRKEFEEKEKTEQKIREIENQKQSEEEKQQRAEYHQKIEEMKREIENLRLQYEKQQKEREEEDRKREEKYRQDQEKMKNEQERIIAELQKKQEKDIKKRDVEERKRIKQDERERRRWERKIKDAENDKKEIQEEIKRQQREWEDEKKQQMSDREEEERKRKEKHEEQLREKQEELEKMKKRFEKEREEKRQKIEEERQKQRREKEEKEREYEEKKTEMERYYEQLEQERKEEWERRKREDEERREEERKRSVRMIEDLKREQEEMKKREEEDKKRKEQEEKERVMKPKHEGKIKLMKKKHEDEARKQAEEFNDFREKKEQHIQELQQMLDERQRQHELMEKQYQDLQVQKGEEIKELLQEVEKLKNKPGKCVIL; encoded by the exons ATGATAGATGGACGTCTGATCAGTCTGGTGGAGCTTCCAGCTCTCAGTCGGCTCTCAGAAGAGGAAGTGATGTGTCAGACTCTCCgctgtgtgtctctctgtgATCCTGGAGTTCATGTTTTCCTCCTCATTGTTCCTGTTGGTCCTCTGTTGgataaagacaaagcagaaatgGAGAACATCCAGAATATATTTtactccagagaacatttcatagtgctttttacatcaGAGATCACTGTTGACAGAGCAGTGACTGAGTTTGTCAAATCCAGCCCAGAATTTCAGAGGTTAATCAGTCTCTGTGGAGGTCAGTACAGAGTGATGGGGTTAAATGAACCTGAAAACTCAAGACAGATCCCAGAACTAATGGATTATATAGAGAACATGAAGACTGAACCCTATTCACTTCAGATGTATGTGAAAGCTCAAGAGAACAGAGTCAGACGTGAAACAGAGGAGAAATATAAAGAAGAGCTGAAGAGAATGGAGGATGAAATCAAAGAGTTAAAGCAGAACATTCATTTAGAAG GTGCTGAATGTTCAGATTATCTGAAGTTTTTGAGGATTGTGCTGATCGGAAGAACAGGAAATGGAAAGAGTGCGACAGGAAACACTATTCTGGGAAGAAATGAGTTTGTGAGTCAACCAAGCATGGATTCAGTGACGACTGTTTGTGAGAAGGGAGTTGGTGAAGTTGATGGTCGATCAGTAGCTGTTGTTGATACTCCAGGACTGTTTGACACGACAATGACAAATGATGAAATGGTGGAAGAAATAGTGAAATGTGTTTCACTGTCGTCACCTGGACCTCATGTGTTTGTCATTGTGTTGAGTGTGGGAAGATTCATCCAGGTGGAAGCAGACACTTTGGATTTgataaagaagatatttggacaTAAAGCTGCTCAGTTCAGCATCGTTCTGTTCACTAGAGGAGACGAGCTTGGGAATGAGTCTATAGAAGATTATGTGAAGAGAGGAAACAATGCAGACCTGAAGAAACTGATCAGAGATTGTGGAAACAGATTCCTGGCTTTTAATAACAGAGAAAATCAAGACAGAACTCAAGTGATTCAACTGTTAAACATGATAGAAGagctgaaaaataataatgaggGTCGATACTTCACTAACAGAATGTTTGAGGAGGCAGAGATGTCCATTAAAAAGAGAATGGAGGAAatactgaaagagagagaaagagaaattcAGACTCAGAAAGAAGAATTACAAGCCAAATATGAGAGAGAAATGAAAGACATGATGAAGACACTCGAGGAAGAGAAACAAAGAGCAGATgaggagagaaagaaaatgctGAATCAActgagagaaaaagaggaaaatctcagaaaagagtttgaagagaaagagaaaacagaaCAGAAGATTCGAGAGATTGAAAACCAGAAACAATCAGAAGAGGAAAAACAGCAAAGAGCTGAATATCATCAGAAAATAGAAGAAATGAAGAGAGAGATTGAAAATCTGAGATTACAGTAtgaaaaacagcaaaaagaaagagaagaagaagatagaaagagagaagagaaaTACAGACAAGATCAAGAAAAGATGAAAAATGAACAAGAGCGTATTATTGCAgaattacagaaaaaacaggaaaaagatATAAAAAAGAGAGATGTAGAGGAAAGAAAGAGGATCAAACAAGACGAGAGAGAAAGACGAAGAtgggaaagaaaaataaaagatgctgaaaatgacaaaaaagaaattcaagagGAAATTAAACGACAGCAGAGAGAATGGGAGGATGAAAAGAAACAACAGATGAGTGATCGagaggaagaagaaagaaagagaaaagagaaacacgAAGAACAACTGAGAGAAAAACAAGAAGAACtggagaaaatgaaaaagagatttgaaaaagagagagaagaaaaaagacagaagatAGAGGaggagagacagaaacagagaagagagaaagaagaaaaagagagagaatatgaagaaaagaaaactgaaatGGAAAGATATTATGAACAACTGGAACAAGAGAGAAAAGAGGAGTGGGAGAGAAGAAAACGAGAAGATGAGGAGAGacgagaagaagagagaaagagatcgGTGAGAATGATTGAAGATCTGAAACGAGAGCAAGAAGAAatgaagaaaagagaagaagaggataagaagagaaaagaacaagaagagaaagagagagtaatGAAACCGAAACATGAAGGGAAAATAAAACTCATGAAGAAGAAACATGAAGATGAAGCCAGAAAACAAGCAGAAGAATTTAATGAtttcagagagaaaaaagagCAGCACATTCAGGAGCTTCAACAGATGCTGGATGAACGTCAGAGACAACATGAACTAATGGAAAAACAATATCAAGATCTGCAGGTTCAGAAAGGAGAAGAAATAAAAGAACTACTACAAGAAgttgaaaaactgaaaaataaaccaggcaaatgtgtcattttgtga